One Meles meles chromosome 13, mMelMel3.1 paternal haplotype, whole genome shotgun sequence DNA segment encodes these proteins:
- the CXCL12 gene encoding stromal cell-derived factor 1 isoform X1: MNAKVVVVLAIVLVALCLSDGKPVSLSYRCPCRFFESHVARANVKHLKILNTPNCALQIVARLKNNNRQVCIDPKLKWIQEYLEKALNKGRREEKMGKKEKIGKKKRQKKRKAAQKRKN, translated from the exons ATGAATGCCAAGGTCGTCGTCGTGCTGGCCATCGTGCTGGTTGCGCTGTGCCTCAGCGACG GGAAACCGGTCAGCCTGAGCTACAGATGTCCTTGCCGATTCTTTGAGAGCCACGTTGCCAGAGCCAACGTCAAGCATCTCAAAATCCTCAACACTCCAAACTGTGCCCTTCAGATCGT GGCGAGGCTGAAGAACAACAACAGACAAGTGTGCATTGACCCGAAACTGAAGTGGATTCAGGAGTACCTGGAGAAAGCTTTAAACAA GGGGcgcagagaagaaaaaatggggaaaaaagaaaagataggaaaaaagaagcgacagaagaagagaaaggctgctcagaaaaggaaaaactag
- the CXCL12 gene encoding stromal cell-derived factor 1 isoform X2, translating into MNAKVVVVLAIVLVALCLSDGKPVSLSYRCPCRFFESHVARANVKHLKILNTPNCALQIVARLKNNNRQVCIDPKLKWIQEYLEKALNKRFKM; encoded by the exons ATGAATGCCAAGGTCGTCGTCGTGCTGGCCATCGTGCTGGTTGCGCTGTGCCTCAGCGACG GGAAACCGGTCAGCCTGAGCTACAGATGTCCTTGCCGATTCTTTGAGAGCCACGTTGCCAGAGCCAACGTCAAGCATCTCAAAATCCTCAACACTCCAAACTGTGCCCTTCAGATCGT GGCGAGGCTGAAGAACAACAACAGACAAGTGTGCATTGACCCGAAACTGAAGTGGATTCAGGAGTACCTGGAGAAAGCTTTAAACAA GAGGTTCAAGATGTGA